ATGAGTAGTCTCCCCTACTTGGGGTGATTCGATGATCCCTAACACTCGCGTACAACAGGTCAATGAagaatatatgtaatttttttctttttctcttaggCCTGTTACCGAGCGCTTAATTTTACCGAGTAATCACGATCACTCTCACTGATTCATGTAATAAGCAATCTCAAGGCTTCAGTATTAATCAACTTACAAGAGTATTAACGCGGAGGAAGGAAGCCTTGTTCAGGCACACCTATCTCCGTACTCTACCCTACCGCAAGTTATCAACAACTGATATTAGCATTGTATTGGATGTTTTCACCTTGACAGCTCGAACAACTATGGGGAAATTTCTAGCTTAGTATAGTTTAGGGGGGTTTAACGTACGTTCACGTTAATCATCTGGGGTATGAGTAAAACTTTTAGACGAAGTCGCGGTTTTATATACTACAGGGCAACGAAACTAGTGTCCTCTACTTACAACAATGCTAGCCTCTAGAATGTTTTAACATGCATAGCTTAACATTACAGTCGTCTACCTGACGGCGATACTATCAAACAAATATAGCAGTTTCCACATAACACGGTAATACAACAACATAATATGTGGTATAGAtgtaaaaatagaaatgaatgCCTTCACTTGCTCACATCATATATGGCCTAACTAGGTCATCGAAACTGTCTGGACGTCTGACCAATGTCCAAGTCTTTCCATCCACCATCACCTCCGCTGGTCGGAGCTTTAACAGAAAGCAAAAGGAACTGTCTGTTTCTACTGGTTGACTTTTAAATGAACTGATTCGTTATTCTATATTGAATGCATTGTTAGAGAAAAGAATACCTGTTTATATTATTAAAGGGACATCACAGTGAAACTGTTCTTCTTTTCGTTGAGTGTACGTGTTTTTAACATTCCCAGATACATTTCTGTGTTATCCTCATATTTATAGTCGATCCCAATGTCCAGCTTGACCACTCAGTAAAGTTGGGAAACCCCGCTTATATTTAGCGCTAAAATTATCACGTGACCAATTTGAAATCGAGGCAGTTTCATCAGTAAACACAACCACGATGGCTGAAAGTGACACAAGCGATACGGTACGttagtttatatttttaaacatgttatttgatattgaagcttcagatgatattttatatgtcttAATCATTTGGGAATTATGAAAAAAGATATGTCACCCACTGACAAATTCGTGAAAGTATGCATTTTCCGCAACATACCCACGAAGGGGCCCCAACGGGGTAACGTTACTGTCACGAAACGATCTGTAATGTTTGTTGTATAAATGGACGTCGGTCACACTATTATACCGATGTCATTATTTGTTTAGATGTTTTAGGTAACATTTACTTCACTTGCAATCTGGCGAAATCGCACTGTCGCGTACATGGTTTACGGCGAATTGATTACAACTAAATTAACCCGATGGTCGTTGCGAGATCATGATATGTCAAAACTGCAGTACAGTGACCATGGCTTGGCAAAACGTTACGGTACGGCGTACTTACAAAGTATACGTACGTACGAAATACCGttataatgaaacaaatgtaACATGGAATACATAGAAAGTGTTATCAACCCAGATGTATAATTCGTGTATATTAGATCTACGTTATTATCTgaggtacatatatatgcatgtacatgttgcaaataatacaaatgtaagCTACGGTAGCCTGCTCGCCTAACTAAATGGGTCTGTGGTCGTTTTATTATTCCGatgattatgaaatatgaaattattaacaatatgtTACCCGACTGGTAAAAGTTGTTGAAAAAAACACTGTCTGTGTAAGCCAAATGAATCATCAAATAAAACGTTTTCAAATTGCATATGATTATTACATTGGAATTAGTTTACACTTTAcaacacatgtatttataaaaaaggCTATCTAGAGTCTGCATTAGCTTGCTGAGATACATGAAAGAAATTGGTTTAGaataaccaaatatatttttttgtattattttcatcctcatcatcatcatcatcatcatcatcgatcatatcatcatcatcagattgATTATGAGGCAGAGGAATTTAGTGAAAGCCCTACAGTTAGGGGTCGTGGCAGAGGATCAAGAGCTAGAGGACGAGGCGGAAGAGGAAGAGCTAGAGGTAGACCAAGAGGTAGAGGCGGAGTAAGCAGAGGTAGATCTAGGGGCAGGGGAAGTCAGAGGGGTCGTGGTGGATCCAGACTACATGCAGATGACCGACGTAGGGTAGAGGAAAGACGAGAACAAAGGAAGGCAAAAGCACAGGTAtcctatatatttataaaatatttgctCTGATTTTCCATCGTTCTCATTtctccatttttagaaacatcaaGCCAATACATGTATTCCTTTGTGCATGAACTTCGAATTCCTTGCCCAAGTTCTTCAGGGTGGCATTCTATGGCCAACATTTTTCTTGTTATTACATGCACATCAGAGATTTTTGACATTATgcatattatcaaataaaaaaaaataggatcTTTGTGccggtccatatggtgttataccgctCTGGTAGAATCTGAAATACAATGTAACCTTGGGGTACACCTTCGGTTAGTATTCATTGTGccagggcggtataacaccatatggaccattacaaaggtccataattgatatacatgtatattatagcTGTGCAGCCTACGCCATGAATTTTCTCTATTCTCATACTAATACTTATATAAATTAGTTACATGAGGTGTGATATATGATATcatattgactcggtgtttgtatatatattcaaaccttgagttatatacttttttgatgTCATTATCCAAAagttgagttcttcagggtgatGTCCTATAGTCACCATTATTCTTTCGGATAATTCTGTAGGCATTAGGGGGAACTACATATCTGATATTAAAATGAGATCTTTGattcggtccatatggtgttatacagCCTTGGTAAAATTTAATTATGACTGAGAGCTGAAAGTCCATAATTGGTAGTACACTATTACACGACACAAATGTTACAAACTAACTTTTACATGCTTTTGTGTAGCATACTTCAGTGATTATTTAGCTGTTTTATTAATTGTGCTTATCTCAGTGTGCAAACATGAGCCCGAATCAGACGCACACTACCTGGTACTTTCAGtccatattattattatagagTAACATGTAAGATTCaaaggtatttttttatattatatttttgttcagTTTTTCATGCCATACACAATCTGTATCATTATGAATttgtaaaggtcattcattttagcaaacttggtagccctccatgtAGGTCCACTATTTATTGAGGAacattatcaaataattattggcctgtttgacacctgtgacctttGATGAATTGGTCAAGCATTGACAAACTTTGTAATCCTTCATTGGAGCATGCTACCTGTAGGCCCAATACTAGGCTTCAAGGACACTTGGTTATTGATGCCACAAAAAGCATGGCACAAACTCACTTACCTTTCTCCATATGGTATTTAGTTTGCCTCAATTTTTTCTTAGCCAAAGTTATAAGTGGTACCTCAAGCTTCTTCAATTATAATGCCTTGTTTGAAAAGGTCATATTGTCACTAAAGGACTTACCAAACAAATATTGAAGTACTGTGCAACTTAGCTTTATTGTTAATTTTAGCTGTAAATTAGATGTTgtaggaaagccggagtaccctgAGAAATAACAATGACCAGCGgacagtacctggcaactgcagCACACGGGAATCAATCATCACCCTCCACTTCTGGGttacgagtttgaatcccatgtgtggcatttgctaggtactgaccgctggttggtggtGTTTCTCAGGATACTCCGGCGTTCCCCCAACATCTACTGGCATGTCCTAATGATCCTGGCCGAGTTCAACTTATCCAACTAAACCAAAGTAATATTAGGGGAGAGGCTTGATAACTGTTTTACCATAACATTTGATGACTGGAAATGTGTTTCTTCATTTATTGACAGGAATTAGTGAGAAACATGTCAGCAGAAAGATTACGAGACATTGTAACACAGATGGTAGAGAGGGAACCAGGTTTGGTGTTTGATCTGTGCGAAGTTCCTGGTGGTAGCCCCCCTGGAGATCCCCCAGCTGGTGAACCATCCCAGACACCATCCTGGTGCAAATGTAACCATTGCAGAGAGATGCCAACAGACATCGAAAGAAAATGCTGTGACTGTCTCCCAAACAACTGTATTGCTAACAGACCGGTAAATGTCTCACACTTACAAAAATTTCCCAGGAGAGGAATTGTTATAAGCTTTAGCTTGTCTGTAACCCTCGGTTCAAATGTATgtgtacgtatatatatatgagagtttatttgaataaaatatgaatgtatgGTTTACTAAAAATTGTCATTTAAAAACAAAGAGTCTTATATGTgctacaaaatttattttcacaaagaTTTACACCGCTAAAGCTGTATCAAATACAAAGTGTGTGATACAGACAAAAAGATtatttatatcttattttttattgaacGAATCTGAATATCGCACTGTATGAATTTAAAGATAATGCACTGGTCTAAAATGAAACAGacatacatgaatatatatatatatatattgaaattgcAGAAGAGCAAACAATTTGCTTACTGTATCAAAATAGTTGCAGTTTACAAGTTACAATTGCCATAACTTGTGTAAACGTGATAAAAGAAGTCTGCATCTTGAATTATAATCCTGACACTATTTCAGAAACGAATGCTTGCTCTATGTCAGTATGCTCCATATAGACATAAGGATATATAGTAAGTCAATGAATGGTACAATGAACATTTGTATCATATTTGTGTCTTCTATCATTTTCAGGAAATGGATACACTAGTATTGGACCCAATAGTCCTTGCGTTAGGGAATGGATATCACCGTGATATGCTGGGCAGACATCGCCAACCTGTTGAAGAGTACCATTCACACATGCGTCATTCCGCATACCGGAATTTCACCCTATGGCGTCATGGACGTTTAGGTCAGGGTGTCAGGAGGGTTGTGCCTAGCTGCTGTGTGTGGCAGATTAGAACTCACTTTCCTGATCCAACACACACCTACACAGGTTTCCAGGCACACAGATTGGCATGATTTACTGAAATCTGGATTTCTTCTTTGCTACAAGTTCCTTAGTAGGAATCGGTGACACTTCCGCGATGGTCCTTTTGATGAGGCGCGGGTCTCCCTCCTCAGGTGGGAAGCGAGTAGGAAGTGGTCCTTCATGATGGGCTAGCCGTGAAAGGATTTCTTCCATCATTTGTGGGATGTACAcatacttttttttctctttcacaGGCACAGCGCTCCAATTTTTGTTCCTCTTTGAATACTTCCTTGCATATCTGAAATCAATagaaaagtatatatattcaatgtaaatattttcaatcaTAATTTAAATTCTTAAAATGCACAAACTATTTTCAATTGTTTCAAGATAAATGcagaaatacatttaaaattctttttttcAGTGAGGATGAAAAATTGACTTCATTTTTTGCTGGGACAAATGAATTCTAACTAAGAAATGTACAACGATGTCCATAAATTTGATATATGTTTGCTTACATGGGTTCCCCTTGTCTGTTAGTAGCCTGAGCCCTCTCTTTGTGCTTCTGGTAGTCGATGACTGCCAGCTGGTTGCGGGCCTTGTACATGGGATAGCTAGAAAAtgaaagtttgttttgtttcaatttaCATACTTATAACTGATGTTGTGTTTTCAAATATATCATAAACTATGGCATACAATTACTTTGGAATAAATGCAATTATTTGAAGTTAATGTGATTTCATTTattcagtgtacatgtatttcataatgAAACGGTGCTGCTTGTATGTTCACCACATAAcaattttcattatcattttaatacaaagtactttgatatgaaaattataaataccTGTAGGCAAATCTCTTTGCTGCATACATGAGTATATGCTCGTGGAAGTTTTCCAACTCGCCTGTATGTCTGAAATAAATGGCAGTATAAAGAGAGACCATTTGTATAGTATACACTATATAACAAGATTGGTGAAAATAGCTATAGAATTGCATAATGTGGCAATCATAGGCACTATTGTGTTGTCTGTCAAAGTAGTATTGTCAAATATTGGATAGTTTCTTTTGATAATTGTTACTGTGTTATCAGGCAACTGAAATTGAGTACATACAACTTCGGAAAATTACTGTTATGAagatttgtttttcattcatATGATTTATAATACTATTATGGAAGTTTATGCATATgatagaataaataatttaatctCATGATGCCTTTAGTGTTTTATGCATACCTGAAGTTGACATAATAGTTCAAATTGTGCAGAAGCCTTGTGTCCAATATCACTTTGGCAAGAGAAGTGTGAGGTTCTGACCCAGGTTCCAGTCACTTACTCTCCATATCTTCTGTTGTCAGAATGGGATCATGCTCACATTGTGCTGGGCCTGCACCATCCCCAATAACCCATTCATGCACATCTGTCACATGGTGCAAAATCCCTCTCCATCTGGACTAAGAAATGCATACTTAcatcactatcaatacctatatTTTGGCATAACATTGAAAgatattcatttatattaaattagtAAAGACTACATAATAAGGATAGTAATAGTATACCATGTTCACATGAAGCTAAAAGGACACAATCTTATTTTATAATGAGCTGGAGTTATATTCAAGGATACAGAAGTCCAATCAATGAAATATACTATTAAATGTCTTGATGACCAAAAAAGTTATCATTCAAAAATTGAATTGATATATATCTATAAGTCAAAGGGAAGAAGATAACATCTTTGAAAGAATGAATGTGTCTGTTAGTTGTATTAAGTCATGGAGATACTTACTATGAGAGCCATCTCACTGCCTTGGGCTTTCCTACTGCAGTACCAGAAATGGTTCACAAGGTCCTGTACCCATGGTCTATGGTCTTTATTTCTGGTCTCTGCAGCAACCTGTGGAAATATAGATTCTTATTCGACATATTGTTGAGGgaacatttatatgtatttagagatacatgtaattaattttgtgaaaaatagATAGCAAATTTATCTGTCCAGTTATCAACCTGGTATCTAATAACATAGCATCAGATAAAAGTAAGCctaaatcatattaatattcCAGTGATACTTATAAATTAATTCGGGCCTAAACCTTACTTTGGTACTATCCACAGGTGTagggattttgtttttttttcagattaatTTTAGCCAGTACTGTGTAAAGACAAACCAGACTTGTGATGTATAGAAATTCATTGACCTATAGTCACTACCTTCGGACAATCCCATATGGGTTTCAAACTAGGAACCTAAGGTATAAGATGATACAAGGAAAGGACATAAACTTTTTTCGGAAATAATATACATACAGCAGTCATCTTTTTTCCGAAATTCTTAGCGCCATGCCAGGTGTCAAAGCTGTGTTTTAACAGGGGGTAGTCTTTCTCTgcaacaaatgaaaaatatataaaacccTTATAATCACTTGTTTATGTAGGGATATGATAGACTgaaataaaagttgtaatatACTTTGGTTGTGCGAATGAAGTTCCGACTAATAGGTTATAGCGGTGTAATCAAACTACTAGCACATGCCGTTATAATGTAAGGAAGTTGGGACTAATATAATCATACCCAAACAATTTTAATGTCTTGAAAATGATAGATTGGTCTATACctctaaacattttttttatctggtATATATGCACCAAGGTGaattattattgaataaaatagtGTTCCTTCATGCCAACATGTTACAAGTCCAATATCGGGACTCTAGGTCTCTTACTAtacacaagaagttgttttaagacttcagcctatttgacacctgtgaccATGAAtggcagtcaaggtcattcatttgaacaaacttggatgCACCTCACcttagcatgctacaggccaaatatgagtaccctggacctttcggtaagttagaagtcatttgaatgcaAAGGTAACGCATGGCCCTCGACAACTGATGGGGCATGatggctataggtcatcctgacctttcgGGTCAGATAAACTTAAAAGGCCTTGTCACATGGGGGTAGTTATAAGAAATATATGacaatgttttattgaaatatggTTATAGCACTTACTCAGCATGCTTGCAATTTGGGTATGGGCATCAGTGCACACTTCTTTGATAAGTACTCCTTCATCCAGCAGACTTTTCATCGCTCTCAACATTCCCTCTTTTTCCATGTTGATGGATTTCATATTAGTCATTCGTTTGTCGATGACAATACTGGACACAATGTCTTTTGTCTCATACTCAATAAAAGTGTAGGTGCAGTACATTGCAGTGTGTCCAGGACTGTCATTACGTGCATCACCTATGAAAAGTAAAATTTTCCACTGCTATATATCTGTACCTTTATTTCAATgtcaacaaaatttgttttgaacaCAATGTAATTGGGATCATACTGGTAATGCTCATATAAGGTCTCATAACCCTTATCATGATAGAAgctatttgattatttttgtactACCTACCTGATAATCATGTAAAATTGTACACTTTTCATCAGACAATCGCCAAACTTACCAGCAACAACTAATTCTTTTCCCTTGTATTTGTTGATGGTTTCTCTCATAAGGGTCTGGTAGGAAGAGTCTATCACTGGCACTGTAAATGTTCTTTGAACACGTAGATGGCTTGTTGAGCTGATCATTCCAAGATTCAAGAATTGGAATAATAGCGAAATTTTCTGATAATTATTACCAGACATCAAAATTGCAGCTGACAGGAGCACATTGCCAACATAAACCTTCTTCAACCTTGGTTGGGAGTTCCAAGTATGGACATTGTGCCCGTTGGAACAAGTCTGTGAATGAAATTATAGAGataaatgaaaatcatatcataaatataacaCACTGTCATTTGCAGTCACTAattattgtacatttcattCTTTAACACTATTTTTGTAACAAGTGATCTGACATACACGTTTTTACTTCATATTCTTATGAAACACAAGTTTGTGAAACATAAATACCAATATTGATTTGGTTTTGTTAGTTTAACACCctataacagccagggtcatgaaaggacgtgccaggtttgttagtggaggaaagtcggagtacccagagaaaaaccatcgaccaacagtcagtacctggcaactgccccacttgggctttgaacccgcatcccagaggtgaagggctggtggtaatatgtcgggacatcttaaccactcggccaccgcggtcCCAAAATACCATAAATAAACTTATTACATTcattaatttacatatatacacaattctTACCCATATCAGCTGAGCTGAACTTCCAACATATC
This region of Argopecten irradians isolate NY unplaced genomic scaffold, Ai_NY scaffold_0612, whole genome shotgun sequence genomic DNA includes:
- the LOC138313198 gene encoding P2X purinoceptor 7-like, with the protein product MAESDTSDTIDYEAEEFSESPTVRGRGRGSRARGRGGRGRARGRPRGRGGVSRGRSRGRGSQRGRGGSRLHADDRRRVEERREQRKAKAQELVRNMSAERLRDIVTQMVEREPGLVFDLCEVPGGSPPGDPPAGEPSQTPSWCKCNHCREMPTDIERKCCDCLPNNCIANRPEMDTLVLDPIVLALGNGYHRDMLGRHRQPVEEYHSHMRHSAYRNFTLWRHGRLGQGVRRVVPSCCVWQIRTHFPDPTHTYTGFQAHRLA
- the LOC138313197 gene encoding LOW QUALITY PROTEIN: uncharacterized protein (The sequence of the model RefSeq protein was modified relative to this genomic sequence to represent the inferred CDS: substituted 1 base at 1 genomic stop codon) — its product is MASRVNRPRLKRVTESATKRRVAKWGKENPRITLGDQFSRWVQFKQENDSCSNTDAARILLDHWYASSVRELHGASTVEVSTPVQGPSTSTPGPCHLHPLKSKDEHLISDVSDIEVQSSDMSGVEAMSDVSRECEDVRVLRRYEEKALENEGSFIQISYEEIEEPNDPTYSPSQSDIEEEDADLDIEFEMSLCTPQTNQAALEMLPIVGDVDIDDSRPDDDEGDVPVDSESSDDPVTEKKFICFESCLKELAAIRMPSHCQRKGCDGEIGVKCRYVGSSAQLIWTCSNGHNVHTWNSQPRLKKVYVGNVLLSAAILMSGNNYQKISLLFQFLNLGMISSTSHLRVQRTFTVPVIDSSYQTLMRETINKYKGKELVVAGDARNDSPGHTAMYCTYTFIEYETKDIVSSIVIDKRMTNMKSINMEKEGMLRAMKSLLDEGVLIKEVCTDAHTQIASMLKKDYPLLKHSFDTWHGAKNFGKKMTAVAAETRNKDHRPWVQDLVNHFWYCSRKAQGSEMALISRWRGILHHVTDVHEWVIGDGAGPAQCEHDPILTTEDMESKXLEPGSEPHTSLAKVILDTRLLHNLNYYVNFRHTGELENFHEHILMYAAKRFAYSYPMYKARNQLAVIDYQKHKERAQATNRQGEPIYARKYSKRNKNWSAVPVKEKKKYVYIPQMMEEILSRLAHHEGPLPTRFPPEEGDPRLIKRTIAEVSPIPTKELVAKKKSRFQ